The Arachis duranensis cultivar V14167 chromosome 2, aradu.V14167.gnm2.J7QH, whole genome shotgun sequence genome has a window encoding:
- the LOC107475819 gene encoding uncharacterized protein LOC107475819 gives MASLPFKPLEKFIDLALEASIRQLDYIINYEDHEQELKELIKTLESNKITVDKQLKVAEDNANEITDTARDWLHKVATKLEESKEFHDDNTLEFKTSCYSGGCSSGALPFLWHRRQLGRKAKKILAPAIKELNQETANILANISHPPAPTFADSNPLDGDYLEFETRKGIIEKILEQLKDSTVRMVGLHGPSGVGKTSLVKRIAKQAGDSKLFDKVVMAIVKKDPDLLKVQQDIADGLRLTFGNEGENGRATLLRKRLKQENTLVILDDLWDELDLNKIGILFDDDDAVSSHVTSKERNDSGSKKEGEEKMASDNSPSTTRRGCKILLTSRYKEVLCRKINVKEKLIFSVPELDVKDTLTLFKKVVGMSNEIPKFNPETLHNYCAGLPMAVIIVGRSLMHKSESEWEGELERLKNQQGSNEVQKYMENHVKMGYDHLESEELKSIFLVCAQMCHQSLIVDLVKYCYGLGILKDVHTLRGARHSISKSIQMLKDSGLLDSTSNDNFNMHDIVRDAALSIACKNRNVFTLRNKTLDVWPHKEQLERYSAIYLHKCHIVDGLPERVNCPRLTFFYIDCDGSTLKISDTFFEGMEELRVLVLSGIHLQSLPSSIKCLPNLRMLCLEKCTLGDLSVLNHLRKLRILSLSGSRIEDWPTDLDGLSKLQFLDISNCFISSSTRPLSLSSFPNLEELYIENSLTKMEVEGQINHSQISALSELKHLHQLNTLDVYFPSAELLPADLFFHELNDYKIVIGDFETISIADFKMPKKYEASRSLALQLESGMDIHSLKAVKLLFKGVVNFLLGELHGVQNVFYELNLNGFPDLKHFSIVNNNDIEYIVNSMELSQPHDAFPSLEFLSLFNLKNIKKICCSPITNSSFSRLKIIKLKMCPQLKSIFFFYIVEFLTSLETIDVSECDSLQAVISKEEGSNKVVLHKLCSLTLQKLPSFVSFYNNADMPLEPESMEKQARITDDIGIVPAEDEQSSTTSFSLFDENVEIPNLESLKLFSIKIHSIWSDRISNDWFQNLIKLTLENCNLTYLCSLSMAYSLNKLKSISISRCSLMEKLFISEENNNEYSKDCIFPKLEEIQLSRMEMLKEIWPREDEVRADSFSSIISVDISHCNKIDKIFPSHMKCCYLSLKTLKIYSCEWVEFIFKSRLPPQQSDTNKSALLEVIDLDNLPYLKQVWSEDPKGVVNFTNVQSINISSCNTLSNVLPASIAKDLGKLESFSIYSCRNLEEIIACDGGSETSSEALEFPEVVSMSFWDLPSIRCLYKGRHIVECPKLKQLRMTGCPNLEIFKTESANEEETAFLSVEKVMSNLEHLDIDSKGVEWLMSNTGKYRFTSLKQLHLYTWQSHHDQTLYCFLHTIPNLQILYLNDDSNIREFVPSGNTAPKQRLGTVLLLKELTLWAREMEDIGFERDPALQRSLHRLKLQFCHRLRRLAHSSVSFTHLTYLQVYHCGELKTLMTCSTAKSLVQLTTLKVEYCDQLNEIVTKDEQENEEGIKIVFANLITIQLERLRNLTSFCSNSNCEFSVPLLEKLILRGCHKMKTFTAKHITAPKLQSVLASETYDQEEKGYWKRDLNATIQMLFVEKVYLELSNHPELKQVWCDKTVVQVNRFENVKSLVVKRCGYLVHVIPSHLLHCFKNLEDLQVSDCHEVQVIFNMDDSSNKQVAKSIGMSRLKNLSVENLPNLEHVWDTDPKENIHFQALQDLSIHRCDSLEYVFPSSMAKGLAMNNLSIEDCEQLVKIFAEEKRTSKLNANKVLKAMGMFRLKKLSLANLPNLEHVWDKDSIEIIHFSALQDLSINKCDSLKYVFPTSIAEDLAMLNNLSVEDCEKMVKIFAEDKTTSELGDTKTFELPSLTSLVLREMPMLKHFYPGLHKLQFPKLKKLYIQVCKWMILNCQEAKAFVDQQVLLPIQQVNLLFQSLEKLSFDMRGAKLTWEVKSRKLEFEKSEEERVEEVLFEEKPKADDVELLSHLDLKGLRLHALDGLKSIGLEHSWIHPILDNIQTLEVKWCYDIKNLVASKVSFSSLTKLVVYSCFGLLYVFTSSTAESLSQLKHMEISNCRSMREIICKEDDESNENIIFEQLQVLHLNNLPMLRWLYSGKRTLCFPSLQHLSIFGRILWRMTTFCPHFHITNLNSLKLCSGQSWNAYEVQWEDDVDTTIRKMNNKKIGLRESLYFQDMWRGSLTVPEAYFVQECSSVKTIFDVKCITKDKTLLPIKFSLKKLVLEKLPNLDSIWKEDPGGVLDFQLIQQVRVNTCKSLTSLFPKSVGKDLINLKNLELKHCKSLVEIIAGIETTPERTISNPIKFPRLTSLTLLDLPSFNCFYCSLHCVLLKTLNAHDDDSQIEDQVCFKEVTPKLTNLLFGKREVKMIGHEECEGSHFGDTNVSDMQGFNVVELESDELPYTFLQKVSCIKTLQVKNSSIKEIFCSKRPSLDCTQFLPHLKELKLASLSELISIGFERSWIRESSILKTLVTLEVKSCSSLTSLVSSPVCFSNLTHLTVSECDSMIYLFTSATAKSLSQLKKMKISNCKSMQWIVSNEGEESIHDEIVFEQLQELQFESLKSLRRFYNGNFALSFPSLDKLKVIKCNRMESFCEGTINTNKLSEVVFDDSFRGDRTQLEVDLNSTLRNTYKTEVAKFVREVKNLKLSEHPMIHGIWNGPFRIPSLCFIRLKILIVEKCEFTSIVIPSHILDLLCKLEELIVRQCDSVTTIFEVTHEAKDTMINPLRSGLKKLTIEQLPNLEHIWDSDPTQQISYFQSFQEVYVNGCNNIQRLFPISVAENLNKLEKLEITECDRLVEIVAKDEADVEGAPKEFTLQSMTSIKLWSLPELKCFYSAPNKLECPKLEEVHLFHCDKVKTFECESQKYQHPQAENQAIFLSEKVIPNLKFLALSKEEIMMLWHEQLHVNNLSKLEALRLQCFHDDSDTFPYEVLRQLPNIENLAVNCSSFKEIFCSESPNMDNGNGILPHLKCLQLIKLSKLKSIGLEHAWMDLISKNLEKLLIDQCHCLRSIVPSNVSFSSLIELNISECNGLVSLFTPSTSRTLHQLKTMSVKDCESLEEIVSEESSENVEEEIIVFPKLKTLSLFSLPNLGRFYNGNIALKFPSLEKFSLINCQKMESFCAGYVSVNRWTEVEFEEDEYPVLLEVDLNSAVRKAFEGMFY, from the exons ATGGCGAGCCTTCCGTTTAAACCGTTAGAGAAGTTTATTGACTTGGCACTGGAAGCAAGCATTCGACAACTTGATTATATAATCAATTACGAAGACCATGAACAAGAGTTAAAAGAACTCATTAAGACTCTTGAAAGTAATAAGATAACGGTAGATAAGCAACTCAAAGTTGCTGAAGACAATGCAAACGAAATCACAGATACTGCTCGAGATTGGCTCCACAAGGTGGCAACGAAGCTGGAAGAAAGTAAGGAGTTTCACGATGACAACACGCTCGAATTCAAGACGAGTTGCTATAGCGGGGGGTGCTCTAGCGGGGCTCTTCCTTTCTTGTGGCACAGGCGTCAACTTGgcaggaaagcaaagaagataTTGGCACCGGCAATCAAAGAGCTAAATCAGGAAACAGCCAACATTCTTGCAAATATTTCACATCCACCAGCTCCAACGTTTGCGGATAGCAATCCACTTGATGGTGACTATCTTGAATTCGAAACAAGGAAGGGTATCATTGAGAAAATCCTGGAGCAACTAAAAGATTCCACGGTGAGAATGGTTGGACTGCATGGGCCTAGTGGTGTGGGCAAGACCTCTCTCGTCAAACGAATTGCAAAGCAGGCTGGCGACAGCAAATTGTTTGATAAGGTGGTCATGGCAATCGTGAAGAAAGATCCAGACCTTCTAAAGGTCCAGCAAGATATCGCTGACGGTTTAAGGTTAACTTTTGGAAATGAAGGTGAGAATGGGAGAGCAACACTTTTGAGAAAGAGGCTGAAACAGGAAAATACCCTTGTGATCCTGGATGACCTTTGGGATGAATTGGACTTGAATAAGATTGGGATTCTATTTGATGATGACGATGCCGTTTCAAGCCACGTGACtagcaaagaaagaaatgattCGGGCAGCAAAAAGGAAGGGGAAGAGAAAATGGCAAGTGATAATTCTCCTAGCACCACCAGGCGGGGATGCAAAATTTTGTTAACTTCAAGATATAAAGAAGTGTTGTGCCGTAAAATTAATGTTaaggaaaaattaattttctctgTCCCAGAGTTAGATGTTAAGGATACTCTGACATTGTTCAAGAAGGTGGTTGGAATGTCAAATGAAATTCCCAAGTTCAACCCAGAAACCCTTCATAATTATTGTGCAGGGTTACCAATGGCAGTCATTATAGTCGGAAGGTCGTTAATGCACAAGAGCGAATCAGAGTGGGAAGGCGAACTTGAAAGACTCAAAAACCAACAAGGATCAAATGAAGTGCAAAAGTACATGGAGAATCATGTGAAGATGGGTTATGATCATCTAGAAAGCGAGGAGCTCAAGTCCATTTTCCTAGTGTGTGCTCAAATGTGCCATCAGTCATTAATTGTTGACTTGGTGAAATACTGTTATGGTTTGGGCATCCTTAAAGATGTCCATACACTGAGGGGTGCCCGCCACAGCATATCCAAGTCAATCCAGATGCTAAAAGATTCAGGCTTGTTGGATAGTACTTCCAACGATAATTTCAATATGCATGATATAGTTCGAGATGCTGCTCTATCTATAGCGTGCAAGAATCGGAATGTATTTACCCTGAGAAATAAAACACTGGATGTCTGGCCTCACAAGGAACAGCTTGAGAGGTACTCTGCAATTTATCTACACAAGTGCCATATTGTGGATGGGCTCCCAGAACGTGTTAACTGTCCTCGTCTTACATTCTTTTATATTGACTGTGATGGTTCAACTTTGAAAATATCTGATACATTTTTTGAAGGAATGGAAGAACTCAGAGTTTTAGTATTGTCCGGAATTCATTTGCAGAGTCTGCCGTCTTCAATCAAATGCTTACCAAACCTCAGAATGCTTTGCTTGGAGAAATGCACTCTAGGTGACTTGTCCGTTTTAAATCATTTGAGAAAGTTGAGGATTCTTAGCCTTTCAGGATCTAGAATTGAAGATTGGCCAACAGATTTGGATGGCTTAAGCAAGTTACAGTTTCTAGATATTAGCAATTGTTTTATAAGCAGCTCCACTAGGCCTTTATCTTTATCGAGCTTCCCTAATTTGGAGGAATTGTATATAGAAAATAGCTTGACTAAAATGGAGGTGGAAGGACAGATAAATCACAGTCAAATTTCAGCTCTTTCTGAGTTGAAACATCTGCATCAGTTGAATACtttagatgtctactttcctaGTGCTGAACTTTTGCCAGCAGACTTGTTCTTTCACGAGTTGAATGATTACAAGATTGTGATTGGAGACTTTGAGACAATTTCGATAGCAGATTTCAAGATGCCCAAAAAGTACGAAGCTTCAAGATCTTTGGCACTGCAGCTAGAATCTGGCATGGATATTCACTCCCTCAAAGCAGTCAAATTGCTATTCAAAGGAGTGGTGAATTTCCTTTTGGGAGAGCTACACGGGGTTCAAAATGTATTTTATGAGCTGAATCTGAATGGATTTCCAGATCTGAAACACTTTTCCATCGTAAATAACAATGACATTGAATACATTGTGAATTCAATGGAGTTGTCACAACCTCATGATGCTTTTCCCAGTTTAGAGTTCCTCAGCCTGTTCAACCTAAAGAACATAAAGAAGATATGTTGCAGTCCTATTACAAATTCCTCATTCTCTAGACTAAAGATAATCAAATTGAAGATGTGCCCCCAATTGAAGAGCATATTCTTCTTTTACATTGTTGAATTTCTTACTAGTCTAGAAACAATTGATGTCTCTGAATGTGATTCTCTACAAGCAGTTAttagtaaagaagaaggatccaACAAGGTTGTGCTTCATAAGTTATGCTCTTTGACATTACAGAAATTACCATCCTTTGTCAGTTTTTACAACAATGCAGACATGCCTTTGGAACCGGAATCTATGGAAAAGCAAGCAAGAATCACTGACGACATAGGAATTGTCCCAGCAGAGGATGAGCAGAGTTCCACAacttccttttctctttttgatgAAAAT GTAGAAATTCCAAACTTAGAGAGCTTGAAGTTGTTCTCAATCAAGATCCACAGCATATGGAGCGATCGAATTTCAAATGATTGGTTTCAGAACTTGATAAAATTAACGTTGGAAAATTGTAACTTGACATATTTATGCTCATTGTCTATGGCTTACAGTCTCAATAAGCTAAAAAGCATCTCCATAAGTAGGTGTTCACTAATGGAGAAGTTATTCATCAGCGAAGAAAATAACAATGAGTATTCGAAG GATTGTATCTTTCCTAAATTGGAGGAAATCCAATTGAGTCGAATGGAGATGTTAAAAGAAATATGGCCACGTGAAGATGAAGTAAGGGCAGATTCATTTTCTAGTATCATTTCTGTTGATATTAGCCACTGCAATAAGATTGACAAGATTTTTCCCAGTCACATGAAATGTTGTTATCTGAGTTTGAAAACCTTGAAGATTTATTCATGTGAGTGGGTGGAATTCATTTTCAAAAGTAGACTTCCTCCGCAACAAAGTGACACAAATAAATCTGCATTATTGGAGGTTATTGATTTGGATAATCTCCCTTATCTAAAGCAAGTATGGAGTGAAGATCCAAAAGGAGTGGTTAACTTCACAAATGTGCAGAGTATAAATATTTCTTCATGTAACACTTTGAGCAATGTGTTGCCAGCTTCTATTGCCAAGGATCTTGGAAAACTAGAAAGCTTTTCGATATACTCATGTCGTAATTTGGAGGAAATCATTGCGTGCGATGGAGGATCAGAAACAAGCAGTGAAGCATTGGAGTTCCCTGAAGTAGTCTCCATGTCATTTTGGGACTTACCAAGCATCCGATGTTTGTACAAAGGGAGACATATTGTAGAGTGTCCAAAATTGAAGCAACTGAGAATGACTGGGTGTCCAAATCTGGAAATATTCAAAACAGAAAGTGCCAATGAAGAAGAAACAGCATTCTTATCGGTAGAAAAG GTAATGTCCAACTTGGAGCATCTGGATATCGACTCTAAAGGAGTAGAGTGGTTAATGAGCAACACAGGCAAGTACCGCTTTACCTCTTTGAAACAACTTCACTTGTACACATGGCAGAGCCATCATGACCAGACTCTATACTGCTTCCTCCACACCATTCCTAATCTACAAATCTTGTACTTGAATGATGATTCTAACATTAGAGAGTTCGTGCCAAGTGGAAACACCGCACCGAAGCAAAGATTGGGAACCGTATTACTTCTTAAGGAATTAACTTTGTGGGCACGAGAGATGGAGGATATTGGATTTGAAAGAGATCCTGCTCTTCAGAGATCACTGCACCGCCTGAAATTGCAATTCTGCCACAGATTGAGGAGATTGGCACATTCCTCGGTGTCCTTCACTCACTTGACATACTTGCAAGTATATCATTGTGGTGAATTGAAAACTCTAATGACATGCTCAACAGCAAAGAGCTTGGTTCAACTGACCACCTTGAAGGTAGAGTATTGTGATCAATTAAATGAAATAGTTACCAAGGATGAGCAGGAAAATGAGGAGGGGATTAAAATTGTCTTTGCCAACTTGATAACTATACAACTTGAACGACTAAGAAACCTCACAAGTTTCTGTAGCAACTCGAATTGTGAGTTTTCGGTGCCATTGTTGGAAAAATTGATTCTGAGAGGATGTCACAAGATGAAAACGTTCACCGCGAAGCACATAACAGCGCCCAAGCTACAAAGCGTACTTGCCAGTGAAACATATGATCAGGAAGAGAAAGGGTATTGGAAAAGAGACCTGAATGCCACCATTCAAATGCTGTTTGTGGAAAAG GTTTATTTGGAGCTTTCAAATCATCCAGAATTAAAACAAGTATGGTGTGACAAAACCGTAGTGCAAGTGAATAGGTTTGAGAATGTAAAATCTTTGGTTGTGAAAAGATGTGGTTATCTTGTGCATGTAATTCCATCTCATTTGCTTCATTGCTTTAAGAATTTGGAAGATCTGCAAGTATCCGATTGCCATGAAGTGCAAGTCATCTTTAATATGGATGACAGTAGCAATAAGCAAGTGGCAAaatcaatagggatgtctcgTTTGAAAAATTTATCTGTAGAGAATCTACCAAATTTGGAACATGTATGGGACACAGATCCGAAAGAAAATATTCACTTTCAAGCTCTGCAAGATTTGAGCATTCACAGATGTGATAGTCTTGAATATGTGTttccatcatcaatggctaaaGGTCTTGCCATGAACAATCTTTCAATAGAAGACTGTGAGCAGTTGGTAAAAATATTTGCAGAGGAGAAAAGAACATCAAAATTGAATGCCAATAAGGTCCTAAAAGCAATGGGTATGTTCCGTCTGAAAAAATTGTCGTTAGCGAATCTACCAAATTTGGAACATGTATGGGACAAAGATTCAATTGAAATTATTCACTTTTCTGCTCTGCAAGATTTAAGCATTAACAAATGTGATAGTTTGAAATATGTGTTTCCAACATCCATTGCTGAAGACCTTGCCATGCTGAATAATCTTTCGGTAGAAGACTGTGAGAAAATGGTAAAAATCTTTGCAGAAGATAAAACAACCTCAGAATTAGGAGACACCAAAACGTTTGAGCTTCCTTCTTTGACTTCACTGGTGCTAAGAGAGATGCCAATGCTCAAACACTTTTATCCGGGACTACACAAGCTTCAATttccaaaactaaaaaaactaTATATACAAGTCTGTAAATGGATGATACTCAATTGTCAAGAGGCAAAGGCTTTTGTAGATCAACAGGTTCTACTTCCAATCCAGCAG GTTAATCTCCTATTTCAGAGCTTGGAGAAATTATCATTTGATATGAGAGGCGCCAAGTTGACTTGGGAAGTAAAATCTCGAAAACTTGAATTTGAAAAGTCAGAAGAAGAAAGGGTTGAAGAGGTGCTATTTGAGGAAAAACCTAAGGCTGATGATGTTGAACTCCTATCGCATCTCGATCTCAAAGGGTTAAGGCTACATGCTCTTGATGGACTCAAATCCATTGGTTTGGAGCACTCTTGGATACACCCCATCCTTGATAATATCCAAACATTGGAAGTGAAGTGGTGTTATGATATAAAGAACTTAGTAGCAAGCAAGGTGTCTTTCTCTAGTCTGACGAAATTGGTTGTATATAGTTGCTTTGGTTTGTTGTATGTGTTCACATCTTCAACAGCAGAAAGTTTGAGTCAACTCAAGCATATGGAGATAAGCAATTGTAGATCAATGCGAGAGATAATATGCAAAGAGGATGATGAATCTAATGAGAACATAATATTTGAGCAGCTTCAGGTTTTGCATCTTAACAACCTGCCAATGCTGAGATGGTTATACTCAGGCAAACGTACTTTGTGTTTTCCATCATTGCAACACTTATCCATCTTTGGCCGCATACTCTGGAGGATGACAACATTCTGTCCCCACTTCCACATAACGAATCTAAATTCACTCAAGTTGTGCTCAGGACAAAGCTGGAATGCATATGAAGTCCAATGGGAAGATGATGTTGATACCACCATTCGCAAAATGAATAACAAAAAA ATTGGTCTCAGAGAAAGCCTATATTTTCAAGACATGTGGCGTGGCTCATTGACAGTTCCTGAAGCATACTTCG TTCAGGAATGTAGTTCTGTGAAAACTATATTTGATGTGAAGTGCATAACAAAAGACAAGACACTACTACCAATTAAATTTTCGTTGAAGAAGTTGGTATTAGAAAAGCTGCCGAATTTGGATAGCATTTGGAAAGAAGATCCTGGTGGGGTACTCGACTTTCAACTTATACAACAAGTGCGTGTTAATACATGTAAAAGCCTTACAAGCTTGTTCCCAAAATCAGTAGGCAAGGATCTTATCAATCTTAAAAATCTAGAGTTGAAACATTGTAAAAGCTTGGTGGAAATCATTGCAGGGATTGAAACAACACCAGAAAGAACAATTTCAAACCCTATTAAGTTCCCACGTCTGACTTCATTGACACTGTTGGATTTACCAAGCTTCAATTGTTTTTACTGTTCGTTGCATTGTGTCCTGTTGAAGACACTGAATGCCCATGATGATGATTCACAAATTGAGGACCAAGTCTGTTTCAAAGAG GTTACTCCTAAATTGACCAATTTGTTGTTTGGTAAAAGAGAAGTGAAGATGATTGGACATGAAGAATGTGAGGGAAGCCACTTTGGCGACACAAATGTTTCTGATATGCAGGGTTTTAATGTTGTTGAGCTTGAGTCTGATGAACTTCCATATACATTTCTTCAAAAGGTGTCTTGTATAAAAACTCTCCAAGTGAAAAATAGTTCAATCAAAGAGATATTCTGCTCTAAAAGGCCTAGTTTGGATTGCACCCAATTTCTACCACATCTTAAAGAATTGAAGTTGGCTTCTCTTTCTGAACTAATTTCCATAGGATTTGAACGCTCTTGGATACGAGAATCATCAATTCTCAAAACTCTGGTAACCTTAGAAGTAAAAAGTTGCTCTAGTTTAACAAGTTTAGTTTCTTCTCCTGTATGTTTCTCCAATCTGACGCATTTGACTGTATCTGAATGCGATAGCATGATATATTTGTTCACATCTGCAACAGCTAAAAGTTTGTCTCAActcaaaaagatgaaaatatctAATTGTAAATCCATGCAATGGATTGTGTCTAATGAAGGAGAAGAATCAATTCATGATGAGATAGTATTTGAGCAGTTGCAAGAATTACAATTTGAGAGTTTAAAAAGCCTTAGAAGATTTTACAATGGAAATTTTGCCTTAAGCTTTCCATCATTGGATAAATTGAAAGTGATTAAGTGCAACAGGATGGAATCTTTCTGTGAAGGTACCATCAATACTAACAAGTTGTCAGAAGTAGTCTTTGATGATTCATTTAGAGGTGATAGAACCCAATTGGAAGTTGATCTCAATTCTACCTTACGAAACACTTACAAGACAGAg GTTGCAAAATTTGTGAGGGAAGTAAAGAATTTGAAGCTCAGCGAACACCCAATGATACATGGAATATGGAATGGTCCATTTCGAATTCCATCCTTGTGCTTCATCAGATTGAAGATCTTGATTGTGGAAAAATGCGAATTCACATCTATTGTAATACCCTCTCACATACTCGATTTGCTATGCAAATTAGAAGAGTTGATCGTGCGACAATGTGATTCCGTGACAACAATATTTGAAGTGACACATGAAGCAAAAGACACAATGATCAATCCTTTAAGATCTGGCTTAAAGAAATTGACTATTGAGCAGCTACCAAATCTTGAACATATTTGGGATTCAGATCCTACTCAACAAATTAGTTATTTTCAGAGCTTTCAAGAAGTGTACGTGAATGGATGCAACAACATTCAAAGATTGTTTCCAATATCTGTAGCCGAAAATTTGAATAAACTTGAGAAACTGGAAATAACAGAGTGTGATAGATTGGTGGAAATTGTTGCAAAGGATGAAGCAGATGTTGAAGGAGCTCCTAAAGAGTTTACATTGCAAAGCATGACCTCCATAAAACTGTGGTCTTTGCCAGAATTGAAATGTTTCTACTCTGCACCCAATAAGTTAGAATGCCCCAAGCTAGAGGAAGTGCACTTATTCCACTGTGACAAGGTGAAGACATTTGAATGTGAGTCTCAGAAATATCAACATCCACAAGCAGAGAATCAAGCCATTTTCTTGTCAGAAAAG GTAATTCCAAACTTAAAGTTTCTAGCACTGAGCAAGGAGGAGATCATGATGTTGTGGCATGAGCAGCTTCATGTGAACAACCTTTCAAAATTAGAAGCTCTTCGGTTGCAATGTTTTCATGACGATTCAGATACTTTTCCATATGAAGTACTCCGACAGCTTCCCAACATAGAAAATCTTGCGGTGAATTGTAGCTCTTTCAAAGAGATATTCTGCTCTGAGAGTCCCAACATGGACAACGGCAATGGAATTCTTCCTCATTTAAAATGTTTGCAGTTGATTAAGCTGTCTAAACTGAAGTCCATTGGATTAGAACATGCATGGATGGATCTCATTTCTAAAAATCTTGAAAAGTTGCTAATAGACCAGTGTCATTGTTTGAGGAGCATAGTACCAAGCAACGTATCATTCTCGAGCCTAATAGAATTAAACATATCAGAATGCAATGGTCTTGTGAGTTTGTTCACACCTTCAACAAGCAGAACTCTGCATCAACTGAAGACCATGTCAGTAAAAGATTGTGAATCATTAGAAGAGATAGTGTCAGAAGAGTCATCAGAGAATGTTGAAGAGGAGATAATAGTATTTCCTAAACTGAAAACTCTGTCCCTTTTCTCTCTACCAAACCTTGGAAGGTTTTACAATGGAAACATTGCCTTAAAATTCCCATCATTGGAAAAATTCTCACTAATCAATTGCCAAAAGATGGAAAGCTTTTGTGCAGGTTACGTAAGTGTCAACAGGTGGACAGAAGTTGAATTTGAGGAGGATGAATATCCAGTTTTGTTGGAAGTTGATCTGAACTCTGCTGTACGGAAAGCATTTGAAGGAATG TTTTATTAG